The Patescibacteria group bacterium nucleotide sequence CCCTTATGCAAAGTAATCATAAATTTCTTTTCGCTGGAAAAAGGCAATTCGGCAATCTTCGGTTCAATTTTTAAAAGCTTTTCCCGGTCCAGCCCCGCTCGCCTGGCGGCCGAAAGCAAGGCGACTTCGGTCGGGGCGCCGATAATTTTTTCCTCGGCCGATTTGTCCTCTGGAATTTCTGCGATAGCGTCGTTGCACATCATACCGATTTTCAAGGCCAAACTGACCGCTTCGGCTTCCTGATTATCCCCTTTTGCGCCCAAAGTTTCCAATCCAAATTCTTTTTCGCCAATAACAATCTTGGACACCTCCATTTTCCCTTCCGTTAAAGTGCCGGTTTTATCCGCGCAAATAACGGTGGTTGAACCCAAGGTTTCCGCCGCCACCAATTTTCTCGTAAGAGCTTTCCGCTTTAAAATTCTCTGCATGCCCAAAACCAAAATCACGGTCACGGACACGGCCAGGCCTTCCGGAATGGCCGCGACGGCGATGGCTATGCTCACGATGAACATCTCAAAAAAATCGCGGCCCTGCCAAATACCGACGCCCGCGACAAACAAACAAACCAAAATTATGGCCAGACCCAAAAATTTGGACAAACGCAGCAAACGCAATTGCAGAGGAGTTTTTTCCTCGGTCGTGGTTTTGACCAAATTGGCGATTTTGCCTATTTCGCTTTTGGCGCCGACCGCGGTGATTATCGCTTTTCCGTTGCCGCGGACAATAATCGTGCTTCCGAAAACCATATTTTCCTGGTCGGCCAAAGCCGCCCCTTTGGGAATTTTGCCGGTGGACTTGGAAGAAGGGATTGACTCCCCGGTCAAATTAGCTTCGCTGGCCCGCAAATCATTGGCCTCAATTATCCGGCCGTCAGCCAAAATCCGATTGCCCGCCTGCAGGATGATTATATCGCCGACGACCAATTGGCCGCTGTCAACCACGGTTTCCCGCCCGTCCCGCAAAACCAAAGCTTTGTGCTCAACCATTTTTCTTAACTTGCTTAGGGCCCGGTTAGCCTTATTCTCCTGAAAAAAACCGATAATAGTATTAAGAACAACGGCGCCAAAGATTACCCCGGCGTCAACATATTCAGAAAGAAGAAAAGAAACAGCTGCCGCCACCAATAAAACATAAATCAAAGGGCTTTTAAGCTGGGAAACAAAAATAGCGAACCGGCTTAAAGGCTTTTCTTCTTCAAGTTTATTGGGTCCGTATTTTTTTAATCGTTTGGCCGCTTCCTCGTTTGTCAGGCCATTTACTGAAGTTTTCAATTCTTTTAGGCAGGATTTAATTGATAAACCATGGAAATCAGACATGGGTGTTGGTTATTAGTTATTAGTTAGATATTAGGTATATTTATAAAGTGATTTTTCTAAATTTGTCAGCATCTTGCCGCAAATATCATATTCGTCTATAAAATATTTTAATTTCTCTAAAGTTATATATTTTTTGCAATACGCTACTTTTAAATGGTGCTTTGTTTCTCTTAATTCGGCTTGAATGCGAGAAATCCCTTCTAAATACATCTTAATATGCTTATTACTAAATCCTTCCGCTAAATTAGCCGGGCAGGAATTGGAAGACCGGCGCAGTTGAGAACCTAACTCATACAGTTCAAATCCAGGGAAAGTTAAAGTTAAATTATGAACTTTTATATGTAAATTAAATAACCTTCTATAAACGTCCAGATCCTCAACTCTTTTTATCCCACCCTCCATAAAAATATTTAGAAAATTAAAAAACCTTGGCACTAAAATCTAGCGCCTAGCAACCAATACCTAATACCTATTATAACATAATAAATTAGCAAATAAAAAACCCACTCTCCAATTTCTTGAAGAATGGGTTGAGCCTTGAAGCGCAGGTTTGCGAAGTCTGCGTTTCGGGCATGGCTTTGCCCCGCCGCATTATTTGTCAGGGCGCGTCCGTCTCCCCGTACTCCGTTTGAGTCGTTAGAGCATATCTGCCCCCTTTTCAGATATGACCACCTGATCCTGTTTCCCCCGTTTCCAGTTTTATCTGGAGGGGGCAGAAATTTCAGGCCGAAGCGGCTACGATTTTCGGCTGATTGATCCCGGGGAAATCCACCGACCGCAGATGGCTCTTGACGAAAGCATCCGCCATCTGGTTTTCTCTGGCCCACTTTCTTTCCTTGCGAACCTGGGCGCAGGCGGCTTTCATCATATTGGTACTGATAATTCCGCCATTGTGCCGAACCGGATTACTGACAAAGAAAGCCGGTTTGATCTCTTCGCCCCTGGGGAAATTCTCGTCTACT carries:
- a CDS encoding HAD-IC family P-type ATPase, whose amino-acid sequence is MSDFHGLSIKSCLKELKTSVNGLTNEEAAKRLKKYGPNKLEEEKPLSRFAIFVSQLKSPLIYVLLVAAAVSFLLSEYVDAGVIFGAVVLNTIIGFFQENKANRALSKLRKMVEHKALVLRDGRETVVDSGQLVVGDIIILQAGNRILADGRIIEANDLRASEANLTGESIPSSKSTGKIPKGAALADQENMVFGSTIIVRGNGKAIITAVGAKSEIGKIANLVKTTTEEKTPLQLRLLRLSKFLGLAIILVCLFVAGVGIWQGRDFFEMFIVSIAIAVAAIPEGLAVSVTVILVLGMQRILKRKALTRKLVAAETLGSTTVICADKTGTLTEGKMEVSKIVIGEKEFGLETLGAKGDNQEAEAVSLALKIGMMCNDAIAEIPEDKSAEEKIIGAPTEVALLSAARRAGLDREKLLKIEPKIAELPFSSEKKFMITLHKG
- a CDS encoding four helix bundle protein, which gives rise to MEGGIKRVEDLDVYRRLFNLHIKVHNLTLTFPGFELYELGSQLRRSSNSCPANLAEGFSNKHIKMYLEGISRIQAELRETKHHLKVAYCKKYITLEKLKYFIDEYDICGKMLTNLEKSLYKYT